The sequence TCGACCACATCATTCCCCGCTCTCTCGGCGGTCTTGATATTTCCGCTAATTGGCAACTCCTCCACAGACATTATCACCACACCAAATCCGCCGCTGAGCAAAATTCAGTCCGCACCAGGGGGGTGTGATGGTCACTCACCAAATCCTCAAGGAGTCAGACGCTGAGAAACTCGCATGTCCGGTTCTGGAGGCCTAAGCCCTGACACCAAAACCCATCCCCCCACTCACGCATCTCACGGAACCAGCACAATATCGTGGGCACCCCGCACAACATCGAGCCTGAAGCCTGTGCGCTCTAATCTTGGTGGATCGCCTGAAACCACGTTCCAAAATTCAACGACCCCCGTTCGCGGGTTCGGTTCACGGTTGTGGTAGATAACAACGGCTAAGGCATCTCCAGTGGCGTCGAAAGTCGCCTGCTCTGGCAGTAATCCTTCAAAGCCGTATTCCTCAAGCGTTGTCAGCTGTCCGCTCTGAGGGTCAAGCTGCACCAGCGACAACGAACTGTAGGGCTTGCCGCGCCAAGCTGGCGGCAAATTTGGACTGAGGTACGTCCGGCGCAAATTGACGGTTGCAATCAGCCGATTATCGGGGCTGAGCGCAAAGCCTTCAGGGCCAAGCCCAACTACGGCTCTTGAGGTAACTTCCGGCGGCCTGTTTTGCTCTGGCTCAAAGCGAATCGCAGTCATTTCGCCCCTTCGATTAAGCAGGTAGTTCAAGGCGCGCAGGCCGTGCATTCGCCATTTCAAGTCAGGCACCAGCAAAAACCTTCCATCTGCGGTGAATCGGGCATGGCTTAGATGATTGCCAACCGCCAAAGGGCGATCGTAGAGCTGAATTTGAATTGCCTGACCCGACTGCGTTACTGTGTAGAACGCTACTGCAGAGGCTAGTGCATTGCCTGGGTCATCGCCAGTTGTCGTTAGGGCCAGGAAATTTCCAGACGGGTGCCAAATGGCCGCTTCGGGAACCACCCCCGATGGGAGATTGGCTGCGATTGAAAACCCTGTCATTTCCCCCAAGGTGCCATCGGGCTGAATCTCGGCAATGACCAGTTCTCTCCCGGCCTCTTCTAGATTAATAGCTAACAGCTGACCGTTAGGGCTAATGCTTAGGTGTTTTGGGTTTCTGCCCATGCTGACGGTCTGGATCACTCTGGGCTGCTGCAGGTTGGCAATATCTACTACGGTGATGATTTCGCCCTCTGGCATAGCCTCAATGCTGCTGAGCTGCTGAACGTTGTCGGGGGGATGCGATCGCACTTCTGCCACATACGCGTGCTGCTGATCGGGTGAAACCGCAACAATTTGAGGCCATGACATCACTGAGTTTGAAACTCGAACCGATGAAACGATCGGGCGCTCAAAATCCAGCGGCAGGGCAATCGATGTGAGCGCATCCTCCACATTAGGAATCCGATCTAGCCTGCCATCTGCATAGGCTGTTGCCACCATATCTGCATCAGAAGCAACCAACAATGCGCGTCCAGAGAACTGCAAAAGCTGGCTTCCCTGCCTAACGGGCGCAAGACCAACGGGCTCAATTAACTGCAGCAATCCAAAGCATACTAGAGCAATCACCAGCCCTAAAACTACCCAAAGTGATCGGTTCAGAATCTGTATTTTGAGAGGTTTCATAGATCTTTCTGCCTAGTGTTTATGGACTTTCCTCAGCGCTTTAAGGCCAATCCTTAAAGGCGGTTTCCATCTGCAAAGCGTGAATTTCTAGCCCGGCTCAATCCCCATCAAGATAAAATAGCCGCAAGCTCCATGTCCAAGTCATTTTTGGCACCGCATTAATAACTGAGAGTTATCAGATGGAACTTCGGAACCTGCGATACTTTGTCACCGTCGCCGAAGAGCTTCATTTTGGTCGGGCTGCAGAGCGTCTGCAATTGACTCAGCCCGCTTTGAGTAAGCAAATCGCCAGCCTAGAGAAAGAGCTTGGCGCGCAGCTGTTTACTCGCACCAAACGAACTGTGGCCCTCACAGCTGCTGGCCAAGTTTTTTGGGAACAGGCCGTGCAAATCCTCGCCCAACTAGAGGAAGCCATTCACCTGATACAGCGGACAGCACGGGGAGAAGCTGGGCACCTGCGAATAGGGTTTACCGAAACAGCAACGCATACGGTATTGCCCGCACTGGTTCGGCGCTTTCGCGATCGCTTTCCCAACGTCAAGCTGACGATGCTAGAGCTCTGTACTGAAGCACAGGTCGCTGCCCTCACAGTCAGGCAAATCGATGTCGCTTTTCTGCACCCCCCAATTGATGAGCGGGGCTTGAAGCTTTATTCCCTCCTGGAAGAAGACTTTGTTGCTGTTCTACCGAAACAGCATCCTCTTTTGAGCTACGAGCAAATTCCAGTATCTGCCTTTGCCGATGAGCCCTTAATCATTCATCCCCGAAAAGAAGGCCCAGCGCTCTACGATGGGCTAATCCAGATTTGTCAACAGGCTGGCTTTCAACCCAAGATTGTTCAGGAATCAATTTCAGCCCGAACTCGCATCTGTCTAGTAGCTGCTGGCATTGGCATTAGCTTCGTGCCGCAAAGCGTGCAGCCCTCAGTAGTCCCAGATGTGGCTTGTAGAGCCTTAGCGGATTGTCCTATGAAATTGAAGTTTGCTGCTGCCTGGCAGCAAAGCTCTACGGCTCCAACGCTCCAGGCTTTTCTAGATATTTTGCTCAACGACGTCTACAGATAATTCCTGTTTGACTCATGTGCGTATTTTTCAAACTTCGAGCTCTTGTTAGCTTTTGGTATCTAAGTACTTGGAGTGCGCTGAAACCCAATTCCTTCGTTGAGGCAGACAACGATCGTGCCTACCTTCACCAAAATCAGGAAAGAAAACATGGCAAATCAATTTGATACCCTAAAATATCGCAAATCAAACTGTACTACTTCTGCCCCAAAGCCCTATCCACTAAGCCTTTCATCCACTAAAATAAAGCGTCATTTGGTAGTGTTCTAGACCTGTGGATCAATTTTTCAGAGAGAGTGCTCTGTCAGCTTTGTAGCAGTCTCACCCACAGGTCTAGAACACTACCCCCGACTCTTCCCTACCCTGAACCGTTAGAGCCTGCCAGCAGAAGTGTTGAGCATAGAGACTAATCATTAGGTAGACACAGAAGATCACTTCCCACCAGCGCTTGATACTGGCGTAATCTGTCAAGCGGAAGTCGGCCCAGCCCAATTCGTTTTTGACCTATTTGAAGCCGTACTCAATCCAGTTTCTCAAGCTATAGAGCAGAGGTAAGCGCAGGATGTCGC is a genomic window of Pseudanabaena sp. FACHB-2040 containing:
- a CDS encoding HNH endonuclease signature motif containing protein, with the translated sequence MVKQQCGYFPYYGHLSRHDIKRQKGRCNAYNLIFRDADVIELDHIIPRSLGGLDISANWQLLHRHYHHTKSAAEQNSVRTRGV
- a CDS encoding LysR family transcriptional regulator, whose protein sequence is MELRNLRYFVTVAEELHFGRAAERLQLTQPALSKQIASLEKELGAQLFTRTKRTVALTAAGQVFWEQAVQILAQLEEAIHLIQRTARGEAGHLRIGFTETATHTVLPALVRRFRDRFPNVKLTMLELCTEAQVAALTVRQIDVAFLHPPIDERGLKLYSLLEEDFVAVLPKQHPLLSYEQIPVSAFADEPLIIHPRKEGPALYDGLIQICQQAGFQPKIVQESISARTRICLVAAGIGISFVPQSVQPSVVPDVACRALADCPMKLKFAAAWQQSSTAPTLQAFLDILLNDVYR
- a CDS encoding lactonase family protein, whose amino-acid sequence is MVASDADMVATAYADGRLDRIPNVEDALTSIALPLDFERPIVSSVRVSNSVMSWPQIVAVSPDQQHAYVAEVRSHPPDNVQQLSSIEAMPEGEIITVVDIANLQQPRVIQTVSMGRNPKHLSISPNGQLLAINLEEAGRELVIAEIQPDGTLGEMTGFSIAANLPSGVVPEAAIWHPSGNFLALTTTGDDPGNALASAVAFYTVTQSGQAIQIQLYDRPLAVGNHLSHARFTADGRFLLVPDLKWRMHGLRALNYLLNRRGEMTAIRFEPEQNRPPEVTSRAVVGLGPEGFALSPDNRLIATVNLRRTYLSPNLPPAWRGKPYSSLSLVQLDPQSGQLTTLEEYGFEGLLPEQATFDATGDALAVVIYHNREPNPRTGVVEFWNVVSGDPPRLERTGFRLDVVRGAHDIVLVP